The Erigeron canadensis isolate Cc75 chromosome 4, C_canadensis_v1, whole genome shotgun sequence genome window below encodes:
- the LOC122596794 gene encoding sucrose nonfermenting 4-like protein translates to MIPRFPVTETPPPPGISGDSMEIDSDPFHHSEAVPKVMEADVELSRHRISVFLSTHTAYDLLPESGKVVALDVSLPVKQAFHVLYEQGISVAPLWDHAVGRFVGILSPLDFILILRELGNHGSDLTEEELETHTISAWKEGKLQLTRKFDGNGSLHPRRLIDAGPHDSLKDVALKLLQNKVATIPIISHDGSIPQLLHLASLTGVLKCICRHFKHAHDSLPILQQPICSIPLGTWVPKIGESNGRPLAMLRANASLSDALSLLVQAEVSAVPIVDDNDSLLDIYCRSDITALAKDRAYAQIHLNELSIHQALQLTQEASATYGFFNGQRCHMCLRTDPLHKVMDRLAIPGVRRLVIVEAGSKRVEGIVSLTDLFKFLLG, encoded by the exons ATGATTCCTCGGTTTCCAGTTACTGAAACTCCTCCTCCTCCCGGCATTAGTGGAGATAGTATGGAAATCGATAGTGATCCCTTTCATCACTCG GAGGCGGTTCCAAAGGTAATGGAGGCTGATGTAGAGCTATCTCGTCATCGTATATCTGTATTCCTTTCTACACATACCGCTTATGACCTGCTTCCAGAATCTGGCAAG GTTGTCGCCTTGGATGTTTCTCTACCGGTTAAGCAAGCTTTCCATGTTCTCTATGAACAG GGAATTTCAGTCGCCCCTCTTTGGGACCATGCAGTTGGTCGATTTGTCGGAATACTTAGTCCGTTAGACTTCATCTTGATTCTTAGAGAG CTGGGGAATCATGGATCGGATTTGACAGAGGAGGAGCTTGAGACGCATACGATATCAGCTTGGAAAGAGGGTAAGTTACAGCTTACAAGGAAATTTGATGGTAATGGATCATTGCATCCAAGACGTCTCATTGAT GCTGGGCCCCATGATTCGCTAAAAGATGTTGCTTTGAAACTGTTGCAAAACAAGGTTGCTACTATTCCAATCATCTCACACGATGGTTCAATCCCCCAGCTGCTACATTTGGCATCCTTAACCGGAGTTCTAAAAT GCATCTGCAGACATTTTAAACATGCACACGACTCTTTGCCAATTCTTCAACAACCAATTTGCTCAATTCCTCTGGGCACGTGGGTCCCAAAAATTGGGGAATCAAATGGACGGCCATTAGCAATGTTGAGAGCCAATGCCTCTCTTAGCGATGCCTTGTCTTTATTAGTTCAAG CCGAAGTGAGTGCAGTGCCTATAGTGGATGACAATGACTCGTTGCTGGACATATACTGCCGAAG CGATATCACTGCTTTGGCAAAAGATAGAGCATATGCACAAATTCACCTCAATGAACTGAGCATTCATCAG GCGTTACAACTTACTCAAGAAGCAAGTGCAACTTATGGCTTTTTTAACGGACAAAGATGTCACATGTGTTTGAGAACTGATCCGCTGCATAAAGTAATGGACAGGCTCGCTATTCCCG GAGTTAGGAGACTTGTTATAGTGGAGGCAGGAAGCAAACGTGTAGAGGGAATCGTTTCATTAACTGATTTATTCAAGTTTTTGCTTGGATAA